The following nucleotide sequence is from Bactrocera oleae isolate idBacOlea1 chromosome 2, idBacOlea1, whole genome shotgun sequence.
CAGAAAATCGTCCTTTTTAATAAGAAACCCACATTTGCACAATTTTAATATCCATGAAACAATGATATCTTCTTCTAACTTTGTCAAATATGATTGGGATCCCAATTTGAAGGAAACCTCAGACATTTTTCTGTTGAGGCGATCTTGAATGGCACTTAGGAATTCCACAAATACTGGATGCTTTTCGGAAGCTTAACGTATTATTTCAGAAATCTGCTAACGCCTTCTTCAAAGCTTCTTTAGCCGGAACACGTTTTTTATGCCCCTTTGTTTATTACCCattctaaaaattgtttatattaaaataaaacttatagaGCATTGAAACAACTGCCTGTCTGGATACTGGAATACGTGCTTTATCTCAATTTCTAGTAACCGGACATTGGAATTTAACATAactataatttcattaaagttgaatttatcaataaaattaagttttttttatttagattattaccaaaactaaatatttattaacatgcTTTTAGACACAATAACTTATAGTTCCTGCTTGCAAAAATCTCTAGGccattagcaaaaaaaaaataactgaatcACACATTGCGATACGTGCACCaactaaaatttctttaaataagtCAGCGACGCCATTATCAGAAATCTATGCTTGTCATACCGTTAGAAATCGTTGGCTGCTTCGATTCAATTTTTTCTAAGCATCCCAGTTTTAACGATTTTCTTAGTTTAAATGCAAATCCTGAGTAGTGTCCGATCACTGGGTGGTGTCCGGTCACCGGCACACTTACCCTGTATGGAAATTGAAAggatataacaatttttttaaatattggtatttgctttatttattcgGTACGTGTTCcagataataaaataattgttttagttAAAGTATTTCCTCAAACCTTTTCGTTatgattatgtttttttttgataagttgTAAAGTAAACATTCGACAATAGGTAGCAAGCccgttccaaaaaaaaaaacaatgtttatatttttccgTAGGGAACTAGAACGAATGGCCCtgaactttattttaatacagCAGACACATTGTATTTTTCTGTCAACAGACCAGTTGTCGAAAATGgtgataatattattttcaaacatcAGATCAAGCGTAGAACTGTTACCAAATCCATTTCCTTTCAGATCACGCCttgttttacaacaacaaaaacttaagGTTTATCATTTGACTATCAGTAGTGATTGACTTACTGATTTTGGTGTGGTGAGTTTTGCTATTTATAATAGACAGAGTGATTTTTCTTTAGTTAAATTGTTCTTTATTTTTTGGACAGCATAAGACAACTCTATATGAAACATTAATCTTCTATCATTAAAAGAAGTATGTACAGTAAAATATAAAGGTTTTAGAACTCTATTAAAGTTTTccatcaatattttataatacatttttgttaataCTATCCCATAGTACTTGATGAATTTTTACTCAACTGTCACTCTGAAATTTTAGCTACGAATCGAACCACACAGAGTAAACGGAAAGTGAAAAAGATAtcacaaaactttaaaatgcATTCTCGTATCTGTACCGTTGCCATTCCTCAATTTTCAAGGAATTTGATTCGTGCGTTCTCCAAGTCAGCAAATAAAATGGCTCCAATAAAGgtttgttataaaaatgaagtttttatacagattactaaaatgtttgtatattttattatgttattacATAACtttttatagtatataatatgttCTTATGTTACTACAAACGTAAAAGTAAAACATTGCATTGCAATATTGATTTCTGAATTCGGTTGAAGATTTTTGTATTCAAGGTCATGGGCAATATCGACCTATTACGCTACTTTTACCTAAAACTAGTTATAATTTATTACAGTGTGTTCTTATGTATAAATACTATTGGTTTACATTTGTAGGTTGGTGACAAACTCCCTTCAATAGATCTCTTTGAAGATTCGCcggcaaacaaaataaataccgGGGATTTGACATCAAATAAGAAAGTGATAATCTTTGCAGTGCCTGGTGCATTTACGCCTGGCTGCTCCAAGGTGGGTATAAGTGCtcaatttatcaattttcgATGAttcattataactttttttcagaCCCACTTACCAGGGTTTGTATCGAATGCCGATGCGTTGAAAACTGAGCAAGGCgtaaatgaaattgtttgcGTTTCTGTAAATGATCCATTTGTTATGTCTGCTTGGGGTAAAGAACACAATACTGCCGGTAAAGTACGCATGTTGGCTGATCCTTCCGGCTTATTTGTTAAGTCTTTAGAATTAACAATTGACCTAC
It contains:
- the Prx5 gene encoding peroxiredoxin-5, mitochondrial gives rise to the protein MHSRICTVAIPQFSRNLIRAFSKSANKMAPIKVGDKLPSIDLFEDSPANKINTGDLTSNKKVIIFAVPGAFTPGCSKTHLPGFVSNADALKTEQGVNEIVCVSVNDPFVMSAWGKEHNTAGKVRMLADPSGLFVKSLELTIDLPPLGGLRSKRFSMVVENGEVKELNVEPDGTGLSCSLANNIGKH